Proteins found in one Allorhizobium pseudoryzae genomic segment:
- a CDS encoding sensor histidine kinase, translating to MKPSSSRVRLVFRSTTVRLSALYIVLFALCAAFLVVYVTAMSERLLAQQVREALLQETAEIRGAFERGGINQLLRVMERRARQPGANLYVIASPSGEMLAGNVASVEPGILGKEGWTNMPFRYEPFTELGPPRPHVATGNVFFLDNGLRVMVGRDLGEPGRFRGIVRRALMVALAIMGLGAVIIWFGIGRNALKRIDRMSAASTKIIAGDLSQRLPVGVSGDEFDRLSESLNSMLERIEKLNEGLRQVSDNIAHDLKTPLTRLRNKAADALAEDRDDVRRHALEGIIAESDQLIRTFNALLMISRVEAGSIAAEMSMIDLSAISADSAELYEPVAEEAGLSLTMEIEPGLTVNGNRELIGQAIFNLLDNAIKYAAESGSETPVRLVLAKAADGLRLSICDSGPGIPANKRAEVVKRFVRLDESRSKPGTGLGLSLVEAVMELHGGRLELSATHGDDAPQPGLTATMVFPAQKP from the coding sequence GTGAAACCGTCATCAAGCCGTGTCCGACTGGTGTTCCGCTCCACGACCGTGCGGTTGTCGGCGCTCTACATCGTGCTGTTTGCCCTGTGCGCCGCCTTTCTCGTCGTCTATGTGACGGCGATGTCCGAGCGGCTGCTGGCGCAGCAGGTGCGCGAGGCGCTCTTGCAGGAGACGGCGGAAATCCGCGGCGCCTTCGAGCGGGGCGGCATCAACCAGTTGCTGCGGGTGATGGAACGCCGGGCCCGCCAGCCGGGCGCCAATCTCTACGTGATTGCGAGCCCCAGCGGCGAGATGCTGGCCGGCAATGTGGCAAGCGTCGAACCCGGCATTCTCGGCAAGGAGGGCTGGACGAACATGCCCTTCCGCTACGAGCCCTTTACCGAGCTCGGGCCGCCGCGCCCGCATGTGGCGACCGGCAACGTGTTCTTTCTCGACAATGGCCTGCGCGTGATGGTGGGACGCGATCTGGGCGAACCCGGCCGCTTCCGTGGTATCGTGCGGCGCGCGCTGATGGTGGCGCTGGCGATCATGGGCCTCGGCGCCGTGATCATCTGGTTCGGCATCGGTCGCAACGCGCTGAAACGCATCGACCGGATGTCGGCGGCGAGCACCAAGATCATTGCCGGGGATCTGTCGCAGCGCCTGCCGGTCGGCGTTTCCGGCGACGAGTTCGACCGCCTGTCGGAATCGCTGAACTCGATGCTGGAGCGCATCGAGAAGCTGAACGAGGGCCTGCGGCAGGTCTCCGACAACATCGCGCATGATCTCAAGACGCCCCTGACGCGCCTGCGCAACAAGGCGGCCGATGCGCTGGCCGAGGATCGCGACGATGTGCGGCGTCATGCACTGGAGGGCATCATCGCCGAATCCGACCAATTGATCCGCACCTTCAACGCACTCCTGATGATTTCGCGGGTCGAAGCGGGGTCGATTGCGGCTGAAATGTCGATGATCGACCTTTCGGCCATCTCTGCCGACAGCGCCGAGCTTTACGAGCCGGTGGCGGAAGAGGCGGGGCTGTCGCTGACGATGGAGATCGAGCCGGGGCTGACGGTCAACGGCAATCGCGAACTCATCGGCCAGGCGATCTTCAACCTGCTCGACAATGCGATCAAATACGCCGCCGAGAGCGGCAGCGAGACGCCGGTCAGGCTCGTGCTGGCGAAAGCGGCGGATGGGCTTCGCCTTTCCATCTGCGACAGCGGGCCGGGCATTCCGGCGAACAAGCGCGCCGAGGTGGTGAAGCGCTTCGTGCGGCTGGACGAAAGCCGCTCCAAACCCGGAACCGGGCTTGGCCTGTCGCTGGTCGAGGCGGTGATGGAGCTGCATGGCGGCCGGCTGGAGCTGTCTGCCACCCACGGCGACGATGCTCCACAGCCGGGGCTGACGGCAACGATGGTCTTCCCCGCCCAAAAGCCCTAA
- a CDS encoding response regulator transcription factor: MQTNAPQNHDLAESAFNQVDREAIVPHMKILVIEDDLEAAAYMTKAFREAGIVADHASDGESGLFMGSENAYDVMVIDRMLPRRDGLSVISELRKRGVNTPVLILSALGQVDDRVTGLRAGGDDYLPKPYAFSELLARVEVLGRRKGTPEQEMVYRVGDLELDRLSHEVRRGGKEVLLQPREFRLLEYLMKNAGQVVTRTMLLENVWDYHFDPQTNVIDVHVSRLRSKIEKDFDKPLLKTIRGAGYMIKDEA, encoded by the coding sequence ATGCAGACCAATGCACCGCAAAACCATGACCTGGCCGAATCCGCCTTCAATCAGGTTGATCGGGAGGCTATTGTCCCGCACATGAAGATTCTGGTGATTGAAGACGATCTCGAGGCCGCGGCCTATATGACGAAGGCGTTTCGCGAGGCCGGCATCGTGGCCGACCACGCGAGCGATGGCGAGAGCGGGCTCTTCATGGGCTCGGAAAACGCCTATGATGTGATGGTGATCGACCGCATGCTGCCGCGGCGTGACGGGCTTTCCGTGATCAGCGAATTGCGCAAGCGCGGCGTCAACACGCCGGTGCTGATCCTCTCGGCGCTCGGCCAGGTGGACGACCGCGTGACCGGCCTTCGCGCCGGCGGCGACGACTACCTGCCGAAACCCTATGCCTTCAGCGAGCTTCTGGCACGCGTCGAGGTTCTGGGCCGCCGCAAGGGAACGCCCGAACAGGAGATGGTCTACCGCGTCGGTGACCTGGAGCTCGACCGCCTGTCGCACGAGGTGCGGCGCGGCGGCAAGGAAGTGCTGCTGCAGCCGCGCGAATTCCGCCTGCTCGAATATCTGATGAAGAATGCCGGCCAGGTGGTGACCCGCACCATGCTGCTCGAAAACGTCTGGGACTACCATTTCGATCCGCAGACCAACGTCATCGACGTGCATGTCTCGCGTCTCAGATCCAAGATCGAAAAGGACTTCGACAAGCCGCTGTTGAAGACCATTCGCGGCGCCGGCTACATGATCAAGGACGAGGCGTGA
- a CDS encoding Do family serine endopeptidase translates to MSKIGRPSLKTVLKGTTVAGLAAVMLSTGIPAQVYQSFAEPVTVAAPQVPSFADVVSAVSPAVVSVRVKSDATPVSDDSGNGFSFNFGGRGFDDLPDDHPLKRFFREFGNQMPGGPRGQDHAQRNPNRPHYLRPVAQGSGFFISEDGYVVTNNHVVSDGSAYTVVMNDGTELDAKLVGKDSRTDLALLKVDAKRKFTYVKFADDAKTRVGDWVVAVGNPFGLGGTVTAGIVSARGRDIGSGPYDDFIQVDAAVNRGNSGGPTFNLEGEVVGINTAIFSPSGGNVGIAFAIPASTAKDVIADLMKDGKVERGWLGVQIQPVTQDIAESLGLAEAKGALVVAPQDNSPGAKAGIKQGDVITAVNGEPVKDARDLAKKVAAIGPNQKVEVSIWRDGKAQSLPVMLGNLASDEATKAEKTQSEPDSQPSSEKALADLGITVAPAEDGKGVSVTDVDPGSEAAAKGLREGEKITSVNNQQVSSARDVTKALEAARKDGRTRALFQVESQSGSRFMALPINQG, encoded by the coding sequence ATGAGCAAGATCGGACGCCCCTCTCTTAAAACCGTCCTGAAGGGAACGACCGTCGCAGGCCTCGCGGCTGTCATGCTCTCGACCGGCATTCCGGCCCAGGTCTACCAGTCTTTCGCCGAGCCGGTGACCGTTGCCGCGCCGCAGGTTCCGAGTTTTGCGGATGTTGTCAGCGCGGTGTCTCCCGCCGTCGTCTCCGTCCGCGTCAAGTCCGACGCAACCCCCGTCTCCGACGACAGCGGCAACGGATTTTCCTTTAATTTCGGTGGTCGCGGCTTTGACGACCTGCCGGACGACCATCCGCTGAAGCGCTTCTTCCGCGAATTCGGCAACCAGATGCCGGGCGGCCCGCGTGGCCAGGATCATGCCCAGCGCAATCCGAACCGTCCGCATTATCTGCGCCCTGTCGCCCAGGGCTCCGGCTTCTTCATCTCCGAAGACGGTTATGTCGTCACCAACAACCACGTCGTTTCCGACGGCTCGGCCTATACCGTGGTGATGAATGACGGCACCGAACTCGACGCCAAGCTCGTCGGCAAGGACAGCCGCACCGATCTCGCCCTCCTGAAGGTCGATGCCAAGCGCAAGTTCACCTATGTGAAGTTTGCCGATGACGCCAAGACCCGCGTCGGTGACTGGGTGGTGGCCGTCGGCAATCCCTTCGGCCTCGGGGGCACCGTGACGGCCGGTATCGTATCTGCGCGTGGCCGCGACATCGGCTCTGGCCCCTATGACGATTTCATCCAGGTGGATGCCGCCGTCAACCGTGGCAATTCCGGTGGCCCGACCTTTAACCTGGAAGGCGAAGTGGTGGGCATCAACACCGCGATCTTCTCGCCGTCCGGCGGCAATGTGGGCATCGCCTTCGCCATCCCGGCTTCGACCGCCAAGGATGTGATCGCCGACCTGATGAAGGATGGCAAGGTGGAGCGCGGCTGGCTTGGCGTGCAGATCCAGCCGGTGACGCAGGATATCGCCGAATCGCTCGGTCTCGCCGAAGCCAAGGGTGCGCTTGTGGTTGCCCCGCAGGATAACTCCCCGGGTGCCAAGGCCGGCATCAAGCAGGGCGACGTGATCACCGCCGTCAACGGCGAACCGGTGAAGGATGCCCGCGATCTCGCCAAGAAGGTTGCCGCGATCGGTCCGAACCAGAAGGTCGAGGTGTCGATCTGGCGCGATGGCAAGGCTCAGTCCCTGCCGGTCATGCTGGGCAACCTCGCCAGCGACGAAGCGACGAAGGCCGAAAAGACGCAGAGCGAGCCGGACAGCCAGCCGTCGAGCGAGAAGGCTCTGGCCGATCTCGGCATTACCGTGGCACCTGCCGAAGATGGCAAGGGTGTTTCGGTGACCGATGTCGATCCGGGTTCGGAAGCGGCAGCCAAGGGCCTGCGCGAGGGTGAAAAGATCACCTCGGTGAACAACCAGCAGGTTTCGTCTGCCCGCGATGTGACGAAGGCTCTCGAAGCGGCGCGCAAGGATGGTCGTACCCGGGCGCTCTTCCAGGTCGAATCGCAGAGCGGCAGCCGCTTCATGGCGCTTCCGATCAACCAGGGCTGA
- a CDS encoding cytochrome c-type biogenesis protein, whose protein sequence is MLLTLCLLLAPLPALAVNPDEVLKDPVLEERARGLSAQLRCMVCQNQSIDDSNAELAKDLRLLVRERIVGGDSDQQVIDYVVSRYGEFVLLKPRLSAKTVALWTAPALLLVIGAGAVFALTRRRATRAPEKLLTPEEQARLDQILKQ, encoded by the coding sequence ATCCTCCTTACCCTTTGCCTTCTCCTCGCCCCGCTGCCGGCATTGGCGGTCAATCCGGACGAGGTGCTGAAGGACCCGGTGCTGGAGGAACGGGCGCGCGGTCTTTCCGCGCAGCTGCGCTGCATGGTGTGCCAGAACCAGTCGATCGATGATTCCAATGCGGAACTCGCCAAGGACCTGCGCCTGCTGGTGCGCGAGCGGATCGTCGGCGGCGACAGCGACCAGCAGGTGATCGATTATGTCGTGTCCCGCTACGGCGAGTTTGTGCTGCTGAAACCGCGCCTCAGCGCCAAGACGGTGGCGCTGTGGACGGCACCAGCCTTGCTTCTGGTCATCGGTGCGGGCGCAGTCTTTGCGCTGACACGCCGCCGCGCGACACGGGCGCCGGAAAAGCTGCTGACGCCGGAAGAACAGGCAAGGCTGGATCAGATTCTCAAGCAGTGA
- a CDS encoding heme lyase CcmF/NrfE family subunit: MIIEIGHYALVLSLATSLLLSVLPLIGARRNDAALMALAPVGSVTLFGLVALSFGALTWAYAVSDFSVANVWENSHSLMPMVYKLSGVWGNHEGSMLLWLLILVLFSAMVAVFGRNLPDSLRATVLSVQAWIGTAFLLFILLTSNPFVRINPAPAEGQDLNPVLQDPGLAIHPPLLYLGYVGFSVCFSFAIAALIEGRIDAAWARWVRPWTLAAWTFLTAGIAMGSYWAYYELGWGGWWFWDPVENASFMPWLAGTALLHSALVMEKREALKVWTVLLAILTFSLSLLGTFLVRSGVLTSVHAFATDPTRGTFILAILSFFVGGAFALYAWRAPDLKSGGLFAPISREGALVLNNLILTVSTATVLIGTLYPLVLETLTGEKISVGAPFFNLSFGLLMIPLLIAVPFGPLLAWKRGDLLGALQRLYLVAGLSLVAGFVLFYLEHGGPVMAGLGLALGVFLMLGALADLWYRAGFGKLAFSIALARFKGLPRSAFGTALAHFGLGVTVLGIVAVTTFETETVVEMKQGQTVEAGGYSLVFDGLREAVGPNFTEERGHFTVSRAGAVVADVWSSKRIYTARRMPTTEAGILTFGFSQLYVSLGDPMADGGIVVRIWWKPWILCIWGGALVMMAGGFVSLSDRRLRVGAPTRRVKPVKAQMEPAE; the protein is encoded by the coding sequence ATGATCATCGAGATCGGTCATTATGCGCTCGTCCTGTCGCTTGCGACCTCGCTTCTTCTCTCCGTGCTGCCGCTGATCGGCGCCCGGCGCAACGATGCCGCACTGATGGCGCTGGCGCCGGTCGGCTCCGTGACGCTGTTCGGCCTGGTTGCCCTGTCCTTCGGTGCGCTGACCTGGGCCTATGCCGTGTCCGACTTCTCAGTCGCCAATGTCTGGGAGAATTCCCATTCGCTGATGCCGATGGTCTACAAGTTGTCGGGCGTCTGGGGCAATCACGAGGGCTCCATGCTGCTCTGGCTGCTGATCCTCGTGCTGTTCAGCGCCATGGTGGCGGTATTCGGCCGTAACCTGCCGGACAGCCTGCGGGCGACGGTCTTGTCCGTCCAGGCCTGGATCGGCACCGCCTTCCTGCTGTTCATCCTGCTGACCTCCAATCCCTTCGTGCGCATCAATCCGGCGCCGGCGGAGGGCCAGGATCTCAATCCCGTGCTGCAGGACCCGGGCCTCGCGATCCACCCGCCGCTGCTCTATCTCGGTTATGTCGGCTTTTCCGTCTGTTTCTCTTTTGCCATTGCCGCGCTCATCGAGGGACGCATCGATGCGGCCTGGGCGCGCTGGGTGCGGCCCTGGACGCTCGCCGCCTGGACCTTCCTGACCGCCGGCATCGCCATGGGCTCCTACTGGGCCTATTACGAGCTTGGCTGGGGCGGTTGGTGGTTCTGGGACCCGGTGGAAAATGCCTCCTTCATGCCCTGGCTCGCCGGAACCGCACTTCTGCATTCGGCGCTTGTCATGGAAAAGCGCGAGGCGCTGAAGGTGTGGACCGTGCTGCTCGCCATCCTCACCTTTTCGCTGTCACTGCTTGGCACCTTCCTGGTGCGCTCCGGTGTCTTGACCTCCGTACATGCCTTTGCGACCGATCCGACGCGCGGGACTTTCATCCTGGCGATCCTCAGCTTTTTCGTCGGCGGCGCCTTTGCGCTCTACGCCTGGCGGGCGCCGGACCTGAAGAGCGGCGGGCTGTTTGCGCCGATCTCGCGCGAGGGCGCGCTGGTGCTGAACAACCTGATCCTGACGGTCTCGACCGCCACGGTGCTGATCGGCACGCTCTATCCGCTGGTGCTCGAGACGCTGACCGGCGAGAAGATTTCCGTCGGCGCACCCTTCTTCAACCTCTCCTTCGGCCTGTTGATGATCCCGCTCCTGATCGCGGTGCCCTTCGGCCCGCTGCTCGCCTGGAAACGGGGTGATCTGCTCGGCGCGCTGCAGCGGCTTTACCTGGTCGCGGGCCTGTCGCTCGTCGCGGGTTTCGTGCTCTTTTATCTCGAGCACGGTGGGCCGGTGATGGCGGGACTGGGGCTGGCACTCGGTGTCTTCCTGATGCTCGGCGCACTCGCTGACCTCTGGTACCGGGCCGGTTTTGGCAAACTTGCCTTTTCGATTGCCTTGGCCCGCTTCAAGGGTCTGCCGCGCTCGGCCTTCGGCACGGCGTTGGCGCATTTCGGGCTCGGCGTGACGGTGCTCGGCATCGTTGCCGTAACGACCTTCGAAACCGAAACCGTCGTCGAGATGAAACAGGGCCAGACGGTGGAGGCGGGCGGCTACAGTCTCGTCTTTGATGGGCTGCGCGAGGCCGTCGGTCCGAACTTTACCGAGGAGCGGGGGCATTTCACGGTGAGCCGTGCCGGTGCTGTGGTCGCCGATGTCTGGTCATCGAAGCGGATCTATACCGCGCGCCGCATGCCGACGACGGAAGCCGGCATCCTCACCTTCGGCTTCAGCCAGCTCTATGTCTCGCTGGGTGACCCGATGGCCGATGGCGGGATCGTCGTGCGCATCTGGTGGAAGCCGTGGATTCTCTGCATCTGGGGCGGCGCGCTGGTGATGATGGCTGGCGGTTTCGTCTCGCTCTCGGATCGCCGCCTGCGGGTCGGCGCGCCGACCAGGCGGGTAAAGCCGGTGAAGGCGCAGATGGAGCCGGCGGAATGA
- the ccmE gene encoding cytochrome c maturation protein CcmE, protein MTRKQKRLAVIAGGVSFILAAVLIVMFAFSQSIAYFYMPSDLAKAEVSPGTRIRLGGLVEEGSVVRGEGSKVSFRVTDGGESVPVSYTGILPDLFREGQGVVTEGTFTPARAFVADSVLAKHDENYMPKEVADGLKEKGVWKDPKEATR, encoded by the coding sequence ATGACGCGCAAACAGAAACGGCTGGCAGTGATTGCCGGTGGCGTGAGTTTCATCCTGGCCGCGGTGCTGATCGTGATGTTCGCCTTCAGCCAGTCGATCGCCTATTTCTACATGCCGAGCGATCTCGCCAAGGCCGAAGTCTCTCCCGGCACCCGCATCCGGCTGGGGGGCCTGGTCGAGGAAGGCTCGGTCGTGCGCGGCGAGGGCTCCAAGGTGAGCTTTCGCGTGACGGACGGCGGCGAGAGCGTGCCGGTGAGCTATACCGGCATCCTGCCCGACCTGTTCCGCGAGGGGCAGGGGGTGGTGACGGAGGGCACGTTCACGCCCGCACGCGCCTTCGTGGCCGACAGCGTGCTGGCCAAGCATGACGAAAACTACATGCCGAAGGAAGTGGCCGACGGGCTGAAGGAAAAGGGCGTCTGGAAGGACCCCAAGGAGGCCACCCGATGA
- the ccmI gene encoding c-type cytochrome biogenesis protein CcmI, whose translation MVLWIVLAVLTAAVAAVLIAPLMKAREPVAAGPDDGAAVYRDQLREVDRDLSQGLIGAAEAEYARAEIGRRLLAVAGKADGSEVSAAAAKSGSRHRLARSAILLCLPGIGLCLYLVLGSPELPDQPLEARLANPGNNIALLVAKAERHLAENPNDGAGWDLLAPIYFRSQRLADAENAYRKAIALQGESPERLAGLGETLVAGRDGVVTEEALAAFERAVAMNRNNMRARFYVALGLEQAGRTGDALAAFKAIKADSPPGAAWTQLVAEHIAKNGGAQNDGAPAAAAKAPGNPDAEAVAAAREMAPQDRRKMIEGMVDSLAAKLKDDPNNIEGWMRLVRSYKVLGRDDSAGEALKTGLKSFPPTGEEGRRLLALAREMGLSLEGVSQ comes from the coding sequence ATGGTGTTATGGATCGTTCTTGCCGTTTTGACTGCCGCTGTCGCCGCGGTCTTGATCGCGCCGCTGATGAAGGCGCGAGAGCCCGTTGCTGCGGGGCCTGACGACGGAGCCGCTGTCTACCGCGACCAGTTGCGCGAGGTCGATCGCGACCTTTCCCAGGGCCTGATCGGCGCTGCGGAGGCAGAGTATGCCCGCGCCGAAATCGGCCGCCGCCTGCTGGCCGTTGCCGGCAAGGCTGACGGCTCGGAGGTTTCCGCGGCAGCTGCAAAGTCCGGCAGCCGGCATCGGCTGGCACGGTCGGCGATCCTTCTCTGTCTTCCCGGCATCGGGCTCTGTCTCTACCTGGTGCTCGGCAGCCCCGAACTGCCGGACCAGCCGCTGGAGGCGCGCCTTGCCAATCCCGGCAACAATATTGCGCTTCTCGTGGCCAAAGCCGAGCGGCATCTGGCTGAGAACCCGAACGATGGCGCAGGCTGGGATCTGCTGGCACCGATCTATTTCCGCAGCCAGCGGCTGGCGGATGCCGAAAATGCCTATCGCAAGGCGATCGCGCTTCAGGGCGAAAGCCCCGAACGGCTGGCGGGTCTTGGCGAAACACTGGTCGCCGGTCGCGACGGGGTCGTGACGGAGGAGGCGCTGGCGGCCTTCGAGCGGGCGGTGGCAATGAACCGCAACAACATGCGTGCCCGGTTCTATGTGGCGCTGGGCCTCGAGCAGGCGGGACGCACGGGCGACGCGCTTGCGGCCTTCAAGGCCATAAAAGCCGATTCGCCGCCCGGTGCGGCCTGGACGCAGCTGGTGGCGGAGCACATTGCCAAGAATGGCGGCGCTCAAAATGACGGTGCACCGGCAGCCGCGGCCAAGGCGCCCGGCAATCCGGATGCGGAGGCCGTGGCGGCCGCCCGTGAGATGGCACCGCAGGATCGCCGAAAGATGATCGAGGGCATGGTGGACAGTCTCGCCGCCAAGCTGAAGGACGATCCGAACAATATCGAAGGCTGGATGCGGCTGGTGCGCTCCTACAAGGTACTGGGACGCGACGATAGCGCAGGCGAGGCCTTGAAGACGGGGCTGAAAAGCTTCCCGCCGACCGGAGAGGAGGGGCGGCGCCTGCTGGCGCTGGCCCGCGAGATGGGGCTTTCGCTCGAAGGGGTCAGCCAATGA
- a CDS encoding ATP-binding protein: MVIRSVTARVLLLATLWSAVALVVIAVVISALYAKSAERAFTDLLRAQLYNVINSITIGDDNSLQGNPQLGDLRFSQPETGWYWIVEPLGTFAATPLSSSSLGVSNIAVPSILNVPFNNRYERFYPTYDAFGNHVLVAETEVVLDSDGRAARFRVSGNLSVVDSDIQGFTRNLYIALVVFGVLSLIVNGLAILFGLRPLADARRALERVRQGEVERLEGEFPREVRSLTVEMNALIDSNRRIVERARMQVGNLAHSLKTPIAVLLNEARLLDKPQAEVVRSQSEAMQAQVQSYLNRARIAAQRESLLARTEAEPVLERLIRVMRRLNPEKTFHLDIVTAGLLLAMEQQDVEETVGNLLENAARHSETEVRVTVAPAAAPDGNDGVRRNWVEIVVEDDGPGLNPDEIKEALKRGRRLDESKPGTGLGLSIVGEVTREYQGRFELTRGATGGLKAILTLPGTAKDAA; this comes from the coding sequence ATGGTCATTAGATCGGTCACGGCCCGCGTTCTTCTGCTGGCGACGCTCTGGTCGGCGGTGGCGTTGGTCGTGATTGCCGTGGTGATTTCCGCGCTCTATGCCAAATCGGCCGAGCGGGCCTTTACCGACCTTCTGCGCGCCCAGCTTTATAACGTGATCAACTCGATCACCATCGGGGACGACAACAGCCTGCAGGGCAATCCGCAGCTCGGTGACCTTCGGTTTTCGCAGCCGGAGACCGGCTGGTACTGGATCGTCGAACCACTCGGCACCTTTGCCGCGACCCCCTTGTCGTCGTCCTCGCTGGGTGTGTCGAATATCGCGGTTCCGTCGATCCTCAACGTTCCCTTCAACAATCGCTATGAACGCTTCTATCCCACCTATGACGCCTTCGGGAACCATGTTCTGGTGGCCGAGACCGAGGTGGTGCTGGACAGCGACGGACGTGCGGCGCGCTTTCGCGTGTCCGGCAATCTGAGCGTGGTCGACAGCGACATCCAAGGTTTTACCCGCAATCTCTACATCGCGCTCGTCGTGTTCGGCGTGCTGAGCCTGATCGTCAACGGTCTGGCCATCCTCTTCGGCCTGAGGCCGCTGGCGGATGCAAGGCGGGCGCTCGAGCGGGTGCGGCAAGGCGAGGTGGAGCGGCTGGAGGGTGAGTTCCCGCGGGAGGTCCGGTCGCTGACCGTCGAGATGAACGCCCTGATCGACAGCAACCGGCGCATTGTCGAACGGGCGCGCATGCAGGTGGGCAATCTGGCCCATTCGCTGAAGACGCCGATCGCCGTGCTGCTGAACGAGGCGCGCCTGCTCGACAAGCCGCAGGCGGAGGTGGTGAGAAGCCAGTCGGAGGCGATGCAGGCGCAGGTGCAGTCCTATCTGAACAGGGCCCGCATTGCCGCACAGCGCGAATCACTTCTGGCGCGCACCGAGGCGGAGCCGGTTCTGGAGCGGCTGATCCGCGTCATGCGTCGGCTCAACCCGGAAAAGACCTTCCATCTCGACATTGTGACCGCCGGCCTGTTGTTGGCCATGGAGCAGCAGGATGTGGAGGAAACGGTTGGTAATCTTCTGGAAAACGCCGCGCGCCATTCCGAGACCGAGGTCAGGGTGACGGTTGCGCCGGCTGCCGCGCCGGACGGCAATGACGGCGTAAGGCGCAACTGGGTCGAGATCGTTGTCGAGGATGACGGGCCGGGTCTGAACCCCGATGAGATCAAGGAAGCCTTGAAACGCGGGCGAAGGCTGGACGAAAGCAAGCCCGGCACGGGGCTTGGCCTGTCGATCGTCGGCGAAGTGACGCGCGAATACCAGGGCAGGTTCGAACTGACCCGCGGTGCCACCGGCGGGCTGAAGGCGATCCTGACGCTTCCCGGAACGGCCAAGGATGCGGCGTGA
- a CDS encoding response regulator transcription factor: protein MRILVVEDDENLNRQLADALKESGYVVDQAFDGEEGHYLGETEPYDAVILDIGLPEMDGITVVEKWRAEGKVMPVLMLTARDRWSDKVAGIDAGADDYVAKPFHVEEVLARVRALIRRAAGHASSEIVCGPVKLDTKASKATVNGTTLKLTSHEFRLLSYLMHHMGQVVSRTELIEHMYDQDFDRDSNTIEVFVGRLRKKIGVDLIETVRGLGYRMQAPSDGH, encoded by the coding sequence ATGCGCATTCTCGTCGTTGAAGATGATGAAAACCTCAACCGCCAGCTGGCCGATGCCTTGAAGGAATCCGGCTATGTGGTCGACCAGGCCTTTGACGGCGAGGAAGGGCATTATCTCGGGGAAACCGAGCCTTATGACGCGGTGATCCTCGACATCGGCCTGCCGGAAATGGACGGGATCACCGTGGTCGAGAAGTGGCGCGCCGAAGGCAAGGTGATGCCGGTGCTGATGCTGACGGCACGTGACCGCTGGAGCGACAAGGTAGCCGGCATCGATGCCGGTGCCGACGATTATGTCGCCAAACCCTTTCATGTCGAGGAAGTGCTGGCGCGTGTGCGGGCGCTGATCCGCCGCGCCGCCGGCCATGCCTCGTCCGAAATCGTCTGCGGGCCCGTGAAGCTCGATACCAAGGCCTCCAAGGCGACGGTGAACGGCACGACGCTGAAACTGACCTCGCACGAGTTCCGGCTCCTCTCCTACCTCATGCATCACATGGGACAGGTGGTCTCCCGCACGGAGCTGATCGAGCACATGTACGATCAGGATTTCGACCGCGATTCCAATACGATCGAGGTCTTTGTCGGGCGTCTGCGCAAGAAGATCGGGGTGGACCTGATCGAGACCGTGCGCGGCCTCGGCTACCGCATGCAAGCGCCGTCCGATGGTCATTAG